GGCAGTCCGCGTGCGAGCGCGGTGAACAGGTGTGCCTCGTGGAACACCACGTCCGTGACGGCGACGCCCGCGTAGAGCGCCGCCGCCCCCGTGCACAGCCACACTCCCGCTCGGAGGGGCGGGATTCGGGGCAGCAGGGTGAGCGCGGCCGCGAGCGCCCAGACGCCGAGGAACAGGCCGAACTCCCAATCGGCCCGCCGCTCCAGCGCGTCCGGCAGCGCGCGGTTGCTCGCGAAGTAGACCGCGGCGGCGAGCACGAGTCCTCCGGACACACCCACCGTCAGCCGCTCCAGCAGCCGGTTGCCCCGGTGGGCGCGCGGCTCGTCCCGGCGCTCCAACCAGATGAGGTTGCCCGTGACGAGCACCGCGCACATCGCGAGCGCGAGCAGGGCGTAGAGGCCCTTGAGCAAGAGGCCCCCATAGTGCGCGTAGTGCAGATCGAAGAGGACGCGCTCGAAGCTGAACGAGGGGGTCCGGGAGTCGATGCTCGTGCCGAACGTCTCTCCGCTCACCGAGTCGACGAAGGCGTAGTGGTCCGCGCCGAGCGGCGCCATCTGGAAGAAGACGCTCACCCAGGCCTTCGCGTCGCCGTGGAAGTGCAGGTCGACGTAGCGCGGCGTGCCTTCCGCTCCGGGCACGGCGGCGCGCGCGTGGGCGACGAGTTCATCCAGGGGCCGCATGGCCGCCTCGCGGTGGGCCTCCTCGCGCACCGGTTGGGCATAGCCCCGGAGCTGGTTCACCCGGGCCGGGTCTCCCCGGAACACGCCGGCCGCGAGCCCCTGGCTCATGAGGCCCGCCAGGCACAGCACCGCCCCCGTCCAGCCCATCATCGCGGTGAAGGGTAGCCCGAACACCCCGAGCACCTTGTGCGCGTCCGAGGAGGAGAAGCGCGGCTTCACCTCCGGCCGGAACCGCCACCACTGCTGGCGCAGATCCTTGAGGTGGATGACGAGCCCGCTCACGAGGGTGACGAGCAGCGCGACCGCCACCAGCCCGGAGAACTCCTGGCCCCAGGGAAGCCGGTAGAAGAAGTGCATCCAGTACAGCTCGCTCGACAACCGGCTGCGCTCGGGCAGCACCTCGCCCGTGAGGGGATCCAGCCAGAGCACCCGCGTCCCCGAGGGCTCGAACACGTAGGCGGTGACGAGCCGCGTCTCCTCGTGCGTCAGCAGCCCCAGGTTCGCGCCGCGCGGCAGCGGGACGTGCGCCCTCACGCGCTCGAGCAGCACGTCGAAGGACGGAGGGGACTCGCCGGGCGGCGCGCGCTGGAACGCGGGCTCCTGCCAGACCTCGATGTCCTCGCGGAACAGCGAGAAGACGCCGCAGAAGAAGATGACGAAGAGGAAGAGGCTCGCGATGACTCCGGCCCACGCGTGCAAGTCCCACTGGATGCGGAAGGTACGGGGGGCGAGCTTCACCCGGACCTCCTCGCCGCCAGCGCCACGGCGATGGGCAGCACGATGGCGAGGCACACGCCCCACGCCACCCGGCCGTCCCTCATCAGTGGCAGCACGCACGCGAGCGCCACCCAGAGCGGCACCATGACGTGGAAGCCGAGGAGGAAGGCCCACACCCCGGACACGGGCAGGAACGCCACCAGGGCCGCTCCCACCGCGAACGCGACGAGCGGCGCGCCCACCAGCGCGGCCAGGGTGCGCGCGGCGCTGTGATTCGCCGCCTTGCTCAACACGGAGTCCGTCACCTGGAGACTCCCGCGATCACCACCGGCACGAGCCCCACGAGCCCGCTCACCAGCGCCACCGTGCGCGCGCGCTCGGGGCGGGGCGCCAGCACGAGCACCAGCACCGAGGCCGCCGTCATGGCGAGCACGAGCGACACGATGAGTCCCTGGAGGACACCGAACCCGGCCACCGCCGAGCCCGCCGCGGCGAGCGCGAGCGGCGCCGCCATCCACCGGGAGGCTCCGCGGCCGGCCTGGCCCAGGACCGAGACCGCCGAGAGGGAGAACGCGAGCGCGGCGAGACTCAGCATCGCGCTCCCCGCTTCCCGTATGTCAGGCACTCGAGACGAAGATGCAAATGACTCGCGTTTTCATCTGGAGCGGCCCGGCTGTCAAGCGCCTTGGCGCTCCCCAGCCAGGAGCCTGCGCCGGGTTGGAGCGGCGGCGCGGAATGCACAGCGTCCAGCGAGGGAGGTATTCATGGGCAAGGCGCTGGCTGAGACGAAGCTCTTCGCGGGTTACGGCAACACGGAGATGCCGCTCGGCTCCTATGCGCTGCTCATGGGCGTGTACGGGTCCGCGCTGGCGGGCTACTTCGCGTGGAGGGGAGGGCGGGGCCGGAGCGCGTTTCCCCGGATGGGCGTGGAGGACGTGGCGCTGTTCGGTCTGGCCACCCACAAGGTCACGCGCATCCTCTCCAAGGACTTCGTGACCGCGCCCGTCCGGGCACCCTTTGTCCGCTTCGAGAGCACGGACCGCGCGAGTGAGGTGTCGGAGTCCTCGCGGGGACGGGGGTTGCGCCGGGCCGTGGGCGACCTCCTCTCGTGCCCTTTCTGTCTCGGGCCGTGGGTCGCGGGAGCGCTCGCCTGTCTGCATGCCGTGCGGCCGAGGGAGACCCGCCTCGTCGCCTCCATCTTCGCCCTCACCACGCTCTCCGACTTCCTCCACCGCTCCTATGAATGGGTGGGGCAGGGGTTGAAGCGCACCCGCGAGCGCGCCGAGGCGCTCGAGGTCTCCGAGGGCTCCCTGCGCGAGCCGGAGCCCACGCCGACCCACTGAGCGCGCCGGCCAGTTCGCCCTTATCGAAAGGCGCGAGCGAACGCCTCTAGGGCAGAGGTGAGATCTTCCAGAGCTGGATCACTTTGAGGGAGCTTGTTCTTCGGCTGCTGAAAGAACGTTTCAGCGCCGGAGAGAACAGCCCGGCACAGGGTCGTGGCATCCACTTCGCCGAGACGGCTCGCACCGCATTGGACGGCGATACGTTCCCCCTTCGTCTTCCGGAAGCTCACGGAGAATGACGAGTCGGCTCCAACGAAGGTGTATTCGCTTCGCCTCTCCAGCAGGAACCGACGCAGTCCATCGAGAATCTCCACGATGGCGATGGCGAGCATCATGGCTTGATCCGGTGTCCTGCCCCGCGAGCTACAGATGCCTTTTTCGCTCACGAATGTCATGTGCCCCAGGTCAAAGCCCGAGCGTGTGGAGGTCCTCGGTCCATCGGCCCACTCACATTGGAACTGGAACATCTATCCACCCCTGACTGGGAACATCGTGATGACCCGGTTGGCGTCATCCGAATCAATGATGACCCGCACCAAGTCCCTCACACCGTTGAGCTTTACCTTCATCTGGAAGACCTGGATACGCCTGTCAGGTTCCGAAATGCGATTTCCATTGTCAGGTTCCGAAATGCGATTTCCATTCTTGACGATGTCTTTCGCTGCTTCCAGGAGCTGTGCACGAGAGGTTCCCGGCGCGAAGAGATCACCCTGCCCGTTTGGATGCGTGCCGGTGATGTGCCTTGCTTCGATATGCTGCCAGCCCTCCTGAGGGTTGCCATCCTCGATCCGAGGCTCCGCCCTGTTAGGTGACCTCACGGGCCTGGGGGGGTCCACACCATTCGCGCGCTGCCCTCGGCTGGCCATGTGGAGGATGGAGACGGAGCCCACGCCCACCTCCAGCGTGGTCGTCACCGTGCCCGCTGCCACCGCCACCATCCTCATCACCAGCAGGCCCTCGGCCGAGAGGGACAGCACGGGCAGGGTAACCTCCAGCTCGCCCACTGCCCGCGTCAGCGTGCTCGTCGTGCCCCCAGCCGTGCCAAAGGCGAGAAGGAGGTGGGTTGTCAGCTTGGAGGTGGCCTTCACCTGCTCGCCCCGAGTCATGTACCGGAAACGCTCGAGGTACTCGGGCGAGGAGGCGATGAGGGCCGCGACTCCCACCGGGAGGTGTTGCAGCGCCGCGAGGCTGTCCAGCGGGCGCGTGAGCAGCTGGCCCATGACATGGTACAGCTCGACGAAAGCCTCCTCCGCGCCATCCAGCGAGCGGCCGAGGTAGTCGGCATCGTCGTACACCTCGGCCAGCCCGGGCCCTTGCATGACGGGGCGCAGTTGCGCATCCGCCTGCCGGAACACCCACCCCTGGACGATGTAGAAGCGCCCGAGTTCGAAGGAGCCCGCGCGGAAGGCTTCCGCCTTCCACTCCACCGGGCCCACCTTCTGCTGCGTGCGTCCGTTGAGCGTCCAGGCCAGATAGCCGTCCGGCCGTAGCACGGCCACCCCCTTGAATCGCTCCACCCGGCGAAGCAACTCCTCGCGGGACACTTCCCCTCCCGCCAGCACTTCCCGTAGCAGGTGGCAGGCGGCCATGCGCGGCGGGAACGAGCCCAGCGTCACGGGCTTGTTCAACAGCACCGCCAGCACCCGGGCCGCCTCCTCGGGAGTGAGGGGAGCGCCTCGCGGGGGCTCGTCGTTGACGTTGTCCAGGCCCGCCAGCAGCAGCAGATACTCGAAGGCGTCCGCCTGCCTGGCCCCGCTGGCCACCGCGCGCACGGCCATTTCCGCCGGGCTCACCATGGCCACCTGCGTGCTCTGTACGCGCGCTCCCCGTCGGCGCAGCAGCCTCGCGGGTGCATTCGCCCCCGTGTCCACGTGCTGGGCATCACCACGTACCTCGCCCACCAGCCCGGACGCGGCACGCGGGTTGCTGTCCAGGAGCACACCGCGTCCCACGGGCGGCGTCACCGTGATGCAGCCGGTGGACAGCACGACGGCCCCAAGCACCAGCGCCACCCACTTTCGCGTCATCTCAGCGGGCATGGTCCAGTGCCTCATCGGGAGGGTTGTTGGGTCCTTCCGCCTGAGAGAGGAGCCGCGGCACCAGCAGCGTGGACGTCATCAGCGCCTCCGTTGGCTGACTCCCAATCTAACGGGTGCCCCCCGACAAATCCGGATAGCCTGGACAGAATGGCCGGGGATCTCGTGGGCCAACATTGGCATGCGCAGTGAGCGCGCCGCTCATGTGCGTGGCGGGCGCCGACTGTAACCCGTGCTCCACTTCACGTTGGGGGCCCTGCCTCCCTTGATGCCGCCTTCGCGCGTGCCGACCTTGCGGCGCCACGGACGGATGGCGTGGGAGGGAGGGCACATGGGAAGGCCAGCGGCCAGGGGCGGACGATGCTTCATGGGCACGGGAGGGTTGCTCTCCTGTCTTCTCCTCGTCGCGTGTGAGCCCCCCACGGAAGAGATGGTGGCCTTTCCGCTGGAGATCCCCAGTATCTCGCAACCCTCGAGCGAGGCTCCTTCCTCCTCGAGGCCACCGCCCGCGCAGCCGACGCCCACGCAACCGGCACCCACGCAGCCATCACCCACGCAACCGCCGCCCACGCAACCGCCTCCCGAGGTTCCCCAGGGCCGCGCCTGGTTCGTGAGCACCAAGGGACGGGATGACGCGGCGGGGACACGCGAGGCGCCGCTGCGTACCATTGGCCGGGCCGTGGAGCGCGCGCGCCCGGGCGAGGTCATCCGGGTGCTCTCCGGCGTGTACCCCGAGGAACTCATCCTGGGCTCGAAGGGCTCGGGCGTGGCGGCCATCACCGTGCGCGGCGAGGGCTCGCCCCTGCCCACCGTCGCTCCGGGCAACACGCGGCGCAGCACGGTCATCCGCGTACAGGGGCGCTGGAACCTGGAGAACCTGCGGGTGGATGTCGGGGGCAAGCCGATGTTCGCCATCATCTTCGAGAGTGGGGCCGACGGCTCCACCCTGTCCGGGAGCGAGCTGCGCAGCGGCACCTTGAGCGCGGGCGTGCTCGTGGACGGCCCCAAGGGCCTCACGCTGCGCAACAACACCAT
The DNA window shown above is from Cystobacter fuscus DSM 2262 and carries:
- a CDS encoding PepSY-associated TM helix domain-containing protein, which gives rise to MKLAPRTFRIQWDLHAWAGVIASLFLFVIFFCGVFSLFREDIEVWQEPAFQRAPPGESPPSFDVLLERVRAHVPLPRGANLGLLTHEETRLVTAYVFEPSGTRVLWLDPLTGEVLPERSRLSSELYWMHFFYRLPWGQEFSGLVAVALLVTLVSGLVIHLKDLRQQWWRFRPEVKPRFSSSDAHKVLGVFGLPFTAMMGWTGAVLCLAGLMSQGLAAGVFRGDPARVNQLRGYAQPVREEAHREAAMRPLDELVAHARAAVPGAEGTPRYVDLHFHGDAKAWVSVFFQMAPLGADHYAFVDSVSGETFGTSIDSRTPSFSFERVLFDLHYAHYGGLLLKGLYALLALAMCAVLVTGNLIWLERRDEPRAHRGNRLLERLTVGVSGGLVLAAAVYFASNRALPDALERRADWEFGLFLGVWALAAALTLLPRIPPLRAGVWLCTGAAALYAGVAVTDVVFHEAHLFTALARGLPSVFLTELLLCALALGCGALARGLARATTYSRR
- a CDS encoding DUF1360 domain-containing protein, with the translated sequence MGKALAETKLFAGYGNTEMPLGSYALLMGVYGSALAGYFAWRGGRGRSAFPRMGVEDVALFGLATHKVTRILSKDFVTAPVRAPFVRFESTDRASEVSESSRGRGLRRAVGDLLSCPFCLGPWVAGALACLHAVRPRETRLVASIFALTTLSDFLHRSYEWVGQGLKRTRERAEALEVSEGSLREPEPTPTH